Genomic window (Chloroflexota bacterium):
AAGGGACGAAATGGCTATTGACCCGGTCTGCAAAATGGAAGTGAAAGAAAGCGAAGCTGCGGCAACATCGGAATACAAAGGCAAAAAATACTACTTCTGCGCTGTAGCCTGCAAGAACTCATTCGACCAGAATCCCGAGAAATATCTGGCCGAAGAGAAGAAATAGACTGGCTGACAAGGTTGCCCGGCTGGGTTATAATGCCATAGTAATCCATGGCTTTCATTAGCAGACTGTTTAAAAACCGCAATTTCATCCTTGTTCTGGCCATTGTGCTCGGCCTCACCATAGGAGAGCCGGTCGCTATCAGGACAGAGCCGCTGATACTCCCGCTGCTGGCGCTGGTGATGACGCTCTCCGCTACGAACATAACATCGCGGGAGTTCACCTCTTTGCGGGAGATGCCCCGGACGATTCTCCTTTCCCTCCTGCTTAACTATGTCCTGATGGGCGGCATAATCCTGCTGCTTGCCCGGTGGCTTATCAACGATAAAGACCTGTGGGCGGGGTTCGTGGTCCTGGCCACGGTGCCTCCGGCGGTGGCTGTGGTGCCGTTCAGCTATGTGCTGGGTGGGAATACGCTATTTTCCCTGATCGGTATGACGGGCGCCTATCTTGCGGCGCTCATCATCATGCCCTCTGTAATGGCGTTATTTCTCGGCGTGGGCTTCTTCGACCCGGTAAAACTGCTCATCATCCTCGGCGAGTTAATCCTGATACCGATTGTCCTCTCCAGAGTCCTGCTCTTCACCGGGCTGGCAAAGCGCATTAACCCCTGGCGTGGAACCATTGTGAACTGGAGCTTCTTCGTTGTCCTTTTCACCATCGTGGGGCTGAATCGGCAGGCATTCTTCGGTGAGCTTGATACCCTGGTCAGAATAGCGGTAATCGCCATCGTCATCTCTTTTGTGCTTGGCCACATCATCGAGTTTGCCACCAAAGCCCTGCATGTGGACCGGGAGACAAGTGTCAGCATGGTGCTTATGGGCAGCATGAAGAACTACGGGCTGGCCAGCGGTATTCTGCTCACGCTTTTTGGAGAGCGGGCAGCAATTCCGTCATCTATCTGCGCTGTATTTGGCATTCTGCGCATCGTATGGCTGGGATTCTACTATAGAAAGAAGAGCTAGCCAGATTGCTCCTGTGGAACGCTGTGCTGGATTATCTCCAGGTTGCAGCTCTGATTTTCCCGGCACCACTGCTGGCACTTCTCCGCCCATTCTCTCTGCTCATAGGCAAGGCCGCATTCTTCACAAACGAACAGGTCTTTGCCCTCTCTCTTTATTTCTCTGACCATTGTTCCTCACGTCATTTACGTTAGTTATGTGGTCAACCGCTGTAAATAGCGGTGCGCCTGAAGCGCCGCTTTGGCGCCTTCGCCGGCGGCCACAATTATCTGTTTTTCCGGCACATCGGTAACATCGCCGGCGGCATAAAGGCCAGGCACGGATGTTTCATTGCGCGGTGTAACCGTGACTTCGCCCCATTTGTTGAGCTCGACCAGCCCCTTAACTGCATCAGAGTTGGGCACCAGTCCAATTTCTATGAAAATACCGCCGACTTCCAGTTCCTTCTCTTTTCCGCTCTTAATGTCTTCTATTACAATGCCCTCGACGAGCTCCTGACCTTTTATCGCTGCGGTCTGGTGCTCAAGGAATACCGTTAAATTTTTGGCATCTTTGAGTTGATTTGAGAGAACCTGGTCGCCGGTGAGCGGGGTAAGCGAAATGAGGTTTACATGCTCGGCAATCTTGACCAGGTCGAGGACTGCCTCCAGTGCCGAGTTTCCACCTCCAACCACCGCCACTTTTTGTCCCGTGAATACCGGGCCGTCACAGATGGCACAGTAGGACACGCCTCTGCCGGTCAGCTCCGTTTCCCCCGGTACATTCAGTTTCCTCGGCTTTTTTCCGGTGGCGAGGACGACAGCCTTACTCTGATATTTATCACCGGCTTCGGTGATGGCCTCAAACCCGCCTTCTATCCTCTTTAACTGCTTGACCTTATA
Coding sequences:
- a CDS encoding FAD-dependent oxidoreductase; the protein is MYELMVIGGGPAGMAASVYAARKQLKTLLVSGDTGGQINTTLGIENYLGYQFIEGPELISKFETQVGQFPIDQKIGYKVKQLKRIEGGFEAITEAGDKYQSKAVVLATGKKPRKLNVPGETELTGRGVSYCAICDGPVFTGQKVAVVGGGNSALEAVLDLVKIAEHVNLISLTPLTGDQVLSNQLKDAKNLTVFLEHQTAAIKGQELVEGIVIEDIKSGKEKELEVGGIFIEIGLVPNSDAVKGLVELNKWGEVTVTPRNETSVPGLYAAGDVTDVPEKQIIVAAGEGAKAALQAHRYLQRLTT